The DNA region ATCAACGTATTTTTTACCGCCCCTTCGGGCACTCCTTTGCTTCTAGGCAGACTCAACGTAGCTAAACCTGAACCCGCAGCAACCAATAAAGCGTCAGAATGACCATGATAACAACCTGAAAATTTAATGATTTTATCTTTACCTGTATAAGCTCGTGCCAGACGCAAAGCACTTAAAACGGCCTCCGTCCCTGAGTTTACAAAACGCACTTTATCCATTCCAGGAAAAGCATTACAAACTATTTTAGCAAGTTTAATTTCGTTTTTGGTTGAAGCCCCAAAAGTATAGCCATTTTTTAAGGCTTTTTTAATTGCCTTTTCAACTTTTTTATGTCTGTGTCCCAAAATAATTGGGCCATAAGACAATACATAATCTATATAGTTATTACCATCAACATCCGTAATTTTTGTGCCTTTTGCCTTCTTGATAAATAGCGGATTACCGCCGACAGAAGCAAATGCCCTCACGGGTGAATTTACCCCACCAACTAAGTGCTTTTGTCCCTTTTTATATAGTTTTTCTGAATTTTTGTAATTCATTCTTTGTCAGTATTTTAACCCCGAAAGGATTTAGAACCCTTTCGGGGTTGTTCTTAGTTAAGTCTTTTAGCAGCCTCTTTTGCAAAATAGGTAATGATAATATCTGCTCCTGCTCTTTTCATGGACAATAAGCTTTCTAGCATTACGCTTTCTTCATCAATCCAACCTTTTTGCCCAGCAGCTTTTATCATGGCGTACTCGCCGCTTACATTATAACAGGCAATTGGCCTATCAAAATTATTCTTTAGATCGCGAATAATATCTAAATATGATAATGCTGGTTTTACCATTAATATATCTGCCCCTTCTGCATCATCAAAAGTGGCTTTTCGTATTGCTTCATCTCTATTAGCGGCATCCATCTGATAGCTTCTCCGATTTCCAAAACTTGGGGCGGAATCTGCTGCATCTCTGAAAGGACCATAATATGCCGATGCATATTTTACAGAATAGGCCATAATCGGTAAATCTGAGAATCCTGAATTATCAAGAGCTTCTCTAACCATAGCAACGGTACCATCCATCATTCCAGAAGGGGCAATCATATCAGCACCTGCCTTTGCATGTGATATGGATTGTTTGGCAATATTTACCAATGTGGCATCATTATCAACATCGTTATCCTTTAAAATTCCACAATGCCCATGAGAAGTATATTCGCAAAAACAAACATCAGTAATCACATATAAATCAGGATAATTCTTTTTGATAAAACGAACTGCCTTTTGAACAATACCATCATCGCTCCAAGTTTCTTTACCTTCATCATCTTTTTCTGATGGAATACCAAATAATAAAACTGCGGGAATATTAAGGTTAACTACCTCGTCTAACTCTTTTGAAACTCTATCTAAAGAAAAACGTTTAATTCCTGGCATGGAAACAATCTCTGTTTCGATATTTTCACCTTCTTCAATGAATAGCGGATAGATTAAATCATCAACCGATAATTTAGTTTCTCTTACCAACCTGCGAATGTTATCAGATTTTCGAAGTCTTCGTGTTCTATACATGTTACTGCGATTTTACAAAGTGTAAATTTGCCAATTCTATAACACTTTCTATTGTGGGTACTTGTGCAACTTTCACTTCTTTAAAATGTTTTCTTGCCTCTGATGCTGTGGTTTCTCCAATACAAAAAGCAATTCCAACTGGATCATTTCCTTGAATATAACTTTGAACAGTAGATGGACTGTAAAATAAAATTCCATCCGTATTGTCCCTAACCTTTTGTGGACTAAACATCGTTTTATACGCCTCCACTTCATTTACTTCTACATCATTTTCTGCTAAAAAATTTGGCAGCTCATCCAAACGCAAACTACTTGTAAAATAGGTAACCTCTTTCCTTTTTATATCTTCAAGTAAAAGTGGGGCTAATTTCTTTGCGTTTTTAGCCGTCAATTTTACGGAGCCAATTTTTTTCTCAACCAATGCTTTGGTTCTACGACCTACGCAGTAAATATTTTTAAATTGTAACTCGGACAAAGAAAAATTAGTTGCCAATGATTCCACTGTGTTCTTACTGGTAATTATTACATTTTCCAATTCACTTTTTAGTACTGGTTGCGGAATTCTACTAAACCTAATTTTAATAAAATCACTATCGGTAACACTAATATCTTCATGAACCAACTTGGACTGTGAAACTGTTAATTTTTTAGTAGAACAAATTTTGAACTTCTTTTCAAATTTATCGTAATTGGGCATCAACTTTTTACCCCCTCTTTTGATGATGATTTCAGCGGTATCTTCAGCCAAATACCTATGCTTCCTTAGTTTTACAGTCTTGTTTACTTCTTTCTTACTAGTTCCATCCTCACTTAAAATAATTCCTTTCAGGGTAATTTCTTCGTCGTTAATGTAACATAGTGCACCAATAGGAGCCGAACAGCCGCCTTCTAATATATTCAAAAACTTGCGCTCTACAGAGGTACAAATTTCCGTTTCCTCATGATTTAATTTTGCACAGGCTTCTTTAGTAAACTCATCTTCTTCAAGAGCTGTCATCATAATAGCTCCTTGTGCAGGAGCAGGAATCATCCAACTTAGGGTTACTATATTTTCTGGTTTTATACCAATACGCTTTAGCCCAGCAGCAGCGAAAATAGCTCCATTCCAATCTTCGTTATCCTTTACTTTTTGTAATCGTGTATTTATATTTCCGCGTAAACCTACTACTTTGTGAGATGGATACCGATATAACCATTGTGCTTTACGTCGTAAACTACCTGTTGCAATAATAGCATCTTTTTGAGCTAGAAATTCCTCATTGTCTTTAAAAACCAATACATCTTCTGAAGGGCCTCTTCTCAATACTGCAGCTTGAATAATACCTTCGGGCAGAATTGTTGGAACGTCTTTTAATGAATGTACCGCTATGTCAATTTCATGATTAAGCATGGCGATATCTAAATTACGCGTAAAAACTCCTGTAATTCCCATTTCATAAATGGGTTTATTCTGCACTAAATCTCCCGTGGCTTTAACCGGTATTAACTCCGTCTTATAACCTAAATATTCTAATTGTTCTTGTACGGTTTTTGCTTGCCACATCGCGAGTTCACTATCGCGTGTGCCTATTCTAATTACCTTCTCCATTATGATTCATTCAGTTGAAAAACCTTTGAAATTAGTGCAATACTTTCGTCGGAGGAGGAATCATTATCTTTTAAATGATTAGCAAATTGCTTCGTTATTTTCTGAACTATTCTATCCGACAACAATTGAGCTTGTTGTTCATTAAAATCAGATACTTTTTTACGTTGATAATCAATCTCTTCTAATTTAATCTCTTCCAATCGCGATTTTAAGGCTTTTATTGTTGGAGCAAATTTACGTGTTTCTAACCAAGCCTTAAATTCTTTTTTTACGTCTTCAATAATACCTTCGGCTATTGGAATTTGTGATTTTCTTCTTTTTAACGTACTATCAGTAATTTGCGAGAGATCATCTAAATGAACCAAATTCACATTTTTCAATTCAAGCACATCATTAGATACATTTTTAGGAATTGACAAATCTAAAATCAACAACGCCTTATCCTTAGAAAGGATATCTTTAGATACTGTTGGATGTTCAGCACCAGTAGCTACGATTAAAATATCAGTTTTTTTGATTTCGTTTCTCAAATCGGAATAATCAGCCACGGTAACATCAAACTTACCTGCTACTTCCAATGCCTTTTCTTTGGTTCTATTCACCAAAGTAATATTTTTATTATGTGTATGCTTTACAAGATTATCACAAGTATTCCTACCTATTTTACCTGTTCCAAATAACAATATATTCTTATTTGAAATTTGCTCGGTGGTGTTTAAGATAAATTGTACAGAAGCGAAAGACACAGAAGTTGCTCCCGAACTAATTTCTGTTTGTGTTTTTACCCGTTTACTTGCAATAATTACGTTATTTACCAAACGCTCTAAAAAAGCATTTAATAAATTTAAGTTTTTAGACGCTAATACACTTTTTTTTAACTGACCAATAATTTCAAAATCGCCCAAAATTTGACTTTCCAGCCCAGTTCCTACACGGAAAATATGGTTAATTGCATCATTATTTTTATAAATGAATGCCACTTTTTCAAATTCTTCAACTGTTCCGTTTGAATGTTTACAAAGCAATTTAATTAGTTGAAAAGGGTGTGCAACAAAGCCATAAATTTCGGTTCTATTACATGTAGAAATAACAATAATTTCATCAATACCGTCTTCTGAAGCTTCTTTTAATAAATTTAGCCTAGTTGATTCAGTTAAACTAAAACGACCCCGAATTTCGGCATTGGCTTTTTCGTAGCTCAAGCCGATACAATAAAAAGAATGATGTTTAGAGATGTTATAACGTTGCATAATCTTTAGGTCGGAAGCAAAAATAAAATTAGTAACTTAAAAAAAACAACGCCAAAAGGGTTTTTTATATCGCTATACGTTTTTTACTTGCTTTTAAAGTATCAAATTAACTATAAACCCTATATTTGCTAACATTATGATATTTCAATCTTATCAATTTAGAACAATTCTAAATAATAAAATTTTAACAGATGCCTAAAATTATGTTAAAAAATAACGCCAAAAGTTCTCTACAAAAAAATGAAGTTGAGTCTGGTATATTGTTGCTAAAATCTCAAAATGAAAGCAATGATATTCAAATAGTTACCCACCGAACAGACAGTAGTTATATTCAATTTCATTTCTGTTTAAAAGGAGCTTCAAAATTCTTATTTAACAATGGTAATTACAGTTTTGATGTAGCTGATGAAAATTCATTATTACTCTACAATCCTCAAACCGATTTACCCCTAAATTTAGAACTAGCCGCAAAATCTTGGGTTATATCACTATTTATATCCATAAAAAAATTCCATTCGCTATTTTCAGAAGAAGCAGATTTTATTCATTTTTTAACCGATGACAACAGGGGCAAAAAATACTACGATACTAAAGCGATATCTCCAGCAATATCTGTTGTCCTTAATCAAATGGTAAACTTTAACATAAATAGTTCAGTTGAAAAGTTGTATTTAAAAGGTAAAATATATGAATTACTGAGCCTATATTTTAATCATGGCGGAGAAGCAGACATTGAACAATGCCCTTTTTTAGTAGATGAACAAAATGTACTTAAAATCAGGAAAGCGAAAGACATTATTATTGCCAATATGACGGAACCTCCAAGTTTACAGGATCTGGCCAATGAGGTAGAACTCAATTTAAAAAAACTTAAAACAGGGTTTAAACAAATATATGGTGATTCCGTGTATAGCTTTTTGTTTGACTATAAGATGGAGGTAGCTCGTAAATTATTGGAAACCAATCAATACAATGTGAATGAGGTGGGTTTAAAAGTTGGTTATAGTACCTCCAGCCATTTTATAGCCGCTTTTAAGAAAAAATACGGGACGACACCGAAGAAGTATAAAAAATAGCCCTCCCGATAGCCATCAGGACTAAATCCTTCCACAAGGGAAGGACTTCTACTCAGACGTAAAAGAAAACGC from Aureibaculum sp. 2308TA14-22 includes:
- the hemB gene encoding porphobilinogen synthase; this translates as MYRTRRLRKSDNIRRLVRETKLSVDDLIYPLFIEEGENIETEIVSMPGIKRFSLDRVSKELDEVVNLNIPAVLLFGIPSEKDDEGKETWSDDGIVQKAVRFIKKNYPDLYVITDVCFCEYTSHGHCGILKDNDVDNDATLVNIAKQSISHAKAGADMIAPSGMMDGTVAMVREALDNSGFSDLPIMAYSVKYASAYYGPFRDAADSAPSFGNRRSYQMDAANRDEAIRKATFDDAEGADILMVKPALSYLDIIRDLKNNFDRPIACYNVSGEYAMIKAAGQKGWIDEESVMLESLLSMKRAGADIIITYFAKEAAKRLN
- the hemC gene encoding hydroxymethylbilane synthase — translated: MEKVIRIGTRDSELAMWQAKTVQEQLEYLGYKTELIPVKATGDLVQNKPIYEMGITGVFTRNLDIAMLNHEIDIAVHSLKDVPTILPEGIIQAAVLRRGPSEDVLVFKDNEEFLAQKDAIIATGSLRRKAQWLYRYPSHKVVGLRGNINTRLQKVKDNEDWNGAIFAAAGLKRIGIKPENIVTLSWMIPAPAQGAIMMTALEEDEFTKEACAKLNHEETEICTSVERKFLNILEGGCSAPIGALCYINDEEITLKGIILSEDGTSKKEVNKTVKLRKHRYLAEDTAEIIIKRGGKKLMPNYDKFEKKFKICSTKKLTVSQSKLVHEDISVTDSDFIKIRFSRIPQPVLKSELENVIITSKNTVESLATNFSLSELQFKNIYCVGRRTKALVEKKIGSVKLTAKNAKKLAPLLLEDIKRKEVTYFTSSLRLDELPNFLAENDVEVNEVEAYKTMFSPQKVRDNTDGILFYSPSTVQSYIQGNDPVGIAFCIGETTASEARKHFKEVKVAQVPTIESVIELANLHFVKSQ
- the hemA gene encoding glutamyl-tRNA reductase; protein product: MQRYNISKHHSFYCIGLSYEKANAEIRGRFSLTESTRLNLLKEASEDGIDEIIVISTCNRTEIYGFVAHPFQLIKLLCKHSNGTVEEFEKVAFIYKNNDAINHIFRVGTGLESQILGDFEIIGQLKKSVLASKNLNLLNAFLERLVNNVIIASKRVKTQTEISSGATSVSFASVQFILNTTEQISNKNILLFGTGKIGRNTCDNLVKHTHNKNITLVNRTKEKALEVAGKFDVTVADYSDLRNEIKKTDILIVATGAEHPTVSKDILSKDKALLILDLSIPKNVSNDVLELKNVNLVHLDDLSQITDSTLKRRKSQIPIAEGIIEDVKKEFKAWLETRKFAPTIKALKSRLEEIKLEEIDYQRKKVSDFNEQQAQLLSDRIVQKITKQFANHLKDNDSSSDESIALISKVFQLNES
- a CDS encoding AraC family transcriptional regulator, encoding MLKNNAKSSLQKNEVESGILLLKSQNESNDIQIVTHRTDSSYIQFHFCLKGASKFLFNNGNYSFDVADENSLLLYNPQTDLPLNLELAAKSWVISLFISIKKFHSLFSEEADFIHFLTDDNRGKKYYDTKAISPAISVVLNQMVNFNINSSVEKLYLKGKIYELLSLYFNHGGEADIEQCPFLVDEQNVLKIRKAKDIIIANMTEPPSLQDLANEVELNLKKLKTGFKQIYGDSVYSFLFDYKMEVARKLLETNQYNVNEVGLKVGYSTSSHFIAAFKKKYGTTPKKYKK